One stretch of Deinococcus taeanensis DNA includes these proteins:
- a CDS encoding GGDEF domain-containing protein yields the protein MPERDVPPDHQPTANHRAVLLRILPLAALASLIAVLLEPRAQEAAPFDLVAYPLALGGVLGLYGALLLRPAITALVADTLVWGFSAFFLLKLTFLMFVNHSAALMLADLSESFFWTPALFLLTFTTSNLRRSQAVNVGFLCSLAALSCAYLLTRSEAPDARMLSMLAQLNFANLACFLLTGLIHQMAWRQVSTAERARALEQLAHTDALTGLPNRRSFEQSLRAHLAATAAPMTVLFFDLNGFKAINDRYGHETGDLVLACIAERLRATFRSGEVFARLSGDEFAGLIASADPAVVRAVLRRVEDLLAEPITVSGAVLTVSASAGTSEYPRDGQDVMALLRHADARMYAAKRASR from the coding sequence ATGCCTGAACGAGACGTTCCACCTGACCATCAGCCCACCGCAAACCACCGGGCCGTGTTGCTCCGCATCCTGCCGCTCGCCGCGCTGGCTTCGCTGATCGCCGTTCTGCTCGAACCCCGCGCTCAAGAAGCCGCCCCGTTCGATCTGGTGGCCTATCCGCTGGCGCTCGGCGGCGTGCTGGGCCTGTACGGCGCCCTGCTGCTCCGCCCGGCGATCACGGCGCTGGTGGCGGACACCCTGGTGTGGGGGTTCAGCGCGTTTTTCCTGCTGAAACTGACGTTCCTGATGTTCGTCAACCACTCCGCCGCCCTGATGCTCGCGGACCTGAGTGAATCGTTCTTCTGGACGCCGGCGCTGTTTCTGCTGACCTTCACGACCAGCAACCTGCGGCGCAGCCAGGCGGTCAACGTGGGGTTCCTGTGCAGCCTCGCGGCGCTGTCGTGCGCCTACCTCCTGACCAGAAGCGAGGCGCCGGACGCGCGGATGCTGAGCATGCTCGCGCAGCTGAACTTCGCCAACCTCGCGTGTTTCCTGCTCACCGGACTGATTCACCAGATGGCGTGGCGGCAGGTGAGCACCGCCGAACGCGCCCGGGCCCTGGAGCAGCTCGCGCACACCGACGCCCTGACCGGCCTGCCGAACCGGCGGTCGTTCGAGCAGAGCCTCAGGGCGCACCTCGCCGCCACAGCCGCGCCGATGACGGTGCTGTTCTTCGACCTGAACGGCTTCAAAGCCATCAACGACCGGTACGGGCACGAGACGGGCGACCTGGTGCTCGCGTGCATCGCCGAGCGGCTGCGGGCCACGTTCCGCAGCGGAGAGGTGTTCGCGCGCCTGAGCGGCGACGAGTTCGCCGGGCTGATTGCGAGCGCCGATCCGGCGGTCGTCCGGGCAGTGCTGCGGCGGGTGGAGGACCTGCTGGCCGAGCCGATCACCGTGAGCGGCGCGGTCCTGACCGTCTCGGCCAGCGCCGGCACCAGCGAGTACCCCCGTGACGGTCAGGACGTGATGGCGCTGCTGCGGCACGCGGACGCCAGGATGTACGCCGCGAAACGCGCCAGCCGCTGA